From the Companilactobacillus ginsenosidimutans genome, the window CTTAATCTGTGCTATGACTGGATCGGGCATGGTTGCGGGACCAGCTGAAAAATTGTAAATTGTCATCGTTTCTCTCCTTAAATTTTTTTTATAAAAAAAGCCCTCACAGACACTTTCTGTGAGGACAATTGTGCAAACATTAGAAACCTCACAGATAGAATGTCTATACTTACATGAGGTTTACAACGGTTAATAAGCCTACATGTGTTTACGTGTAGACAAGGAGGATACTGTTAGGCTATTATTGAATTTATCAAACATAATTAAAAAACCTCCAATTAACTTAAAGCCACTGTAACAATTAGAATTTAAATTGTCAACTAGATATAGTTTAATAAACGGTGCATAATTGTGTTAATTAATTATATCTAAGGAGAAATTATGACGGAATTTTACTTGATAAGACATGGACAAACTAGTGCCAACGCCTTAGGTCTCAAGCAAGGGACTATCAATACTGATATCACCCATTTGAATGAAGTCGGCGAAAAGCAAGCTCATAATCTTGCTGATAAATTTGATATTAGTTTTGCCGACCGGATTATTTGTAGCCCGTTGGATCGTACGCGAAAAACAGCTGAGATTTTGAATGCCGCTCATAATCTCCCTATCACCTTTGATGATCGATTATTAGAAATTTCATACGGACAATGGGACGGTCAAAAGAACTCTGACCTCCGTCAAAAATATCCTGATGTCTACAATGATTATTGGAATGATGTTTTGCCAACTTATACTAAATATTCAAGTGATGGTGAAACATTTGAGGATGTTATTGGCCGGACACACGATTTCCTTGTTGAGACTGTCGCTAAATATCCCGATGAAAAGATCATCGTCGTAACCCATGGATTTACCGTTAAAGCATTTGCTTTGGATGTCCTTCGACCCAGTAACCTTATGAGTTTGCCAGAGCCGCAAAATACCAGCGTAACAAAAATCGACGCTGTGTC encodes:
- a CDS encoding histidine phosphatase family protein codes for the protein MTEFYLIRHGQTSANALGLKQGTINTDITHLNEVGEKQAHNLADKFDISFADRIICSPLDRTRKTAEILNAAHNLPITFDDRLLEISYGQWDGQKNSDLRQKYPDVYNDYWNDVLPTYTKYSSDGETFEDVIGRTHDFLVETVAKYPDEKIIVVTHGFTVKAFALDVLRPSNLMSLPEPQNTSVTKIDAVSADETYLEYYNQFFN